A genomic segment from Antedon mediterranea chromosome 6, ecAntMedi1.1, whole genome shotgun sequence encodes:
- the LOC140052508 gene encoding transient receptor potential cation channel subfamily A member 1-like, with protein sequence MSCSQGCTSITEVLLNNGNASKVIDFKDIGGQTALHLASKYNHVDVARLLIQNGCKLDEKDNDGFTPLLIASLMSCWQTSWLLMEHKANLADTDVNGRNIMHLFVYKTSAIFSIPKFLCEKYKEDLLKLVNRQDIEGNSPLHVAVLYGDIIHVQQILDFGASQRLRNNQCQTPFHIAAAIGRCDCINVLMNYPSSLSINQIGADNKRAVHQAAANGHVEVVKILLRSGAITRGDMLGQNPFHAAAKGGHIEVARVLLKMRSKNVLNDQDKNGNTALHLAAIENQPHMVSYLLTEGATLRVNFDGDYFFDVVTDNRSRNSTLALTIHDRWHECLSMYNKSKGLPMIRLIMDMPSAAKIVLDRSKETADIDPKNLEYWIKYDFRYLCPDASEKDEIAVQPLEVIDTMIKFTRTELLGHQVCEKYLNLKWETYGIFTHTIQFTFYILYVIIYTYFILSVEMNKFDCKRNNGTEECTHIGNNEFTDAQFGSLICLMIYSSVSFLVQIKILLSWGNWRVMSVERLIKIGTHVVVAIFAGPLLFQEEFSYHWQWEFGILGLFLGWTNTMQLLKRTSPFGILIMMFYEVLVSMLKIITVFSLQLFGLAVCFHALLGSDEDQPFESIIMSCVRIYDMMIGEIDFINSFAKPVMDGSKDTAHYQWTIIILVLIFMITMTIALMNLMIGLAVGDIEKIGKMAKYHQHVLSVGFYKQFEITFNFYKKYFQKHSLTVYPNRKEHRQSMAKIITWLDGLFGNIPVLEDAGKEDNNGEITIPTEARIFKRIGEVNEKLNVIIEALNKLESLKSLPCGE encoded by the exons ATGTCGTGTTCTCAAGGCTGCACAAGTATCACAGAAGTGCTTTTAAATAATGGTAATGCAAGTAAGGTTATTGACTTCAAAGACATTGGTGGCCAAACGGCTCTTCATCTAGCATCTAAATATAACCATGTTGACGTTGCAAGGCTCCTGATTCAAAac GGCTGTAAATTGGATGAAAAGGACAACGACGGATTTACACCGTTATTGATAGCATCTTTGATGAGTTGTTGGCAAACATCCTGGTTACTGATGGAACATAAGGCCAATCTTGCGGATACTGACGTTAATGGCCGTAATATAATGCATCTATTCGTGTATAAAACATCAGCAATCTTTTCAATACCAAAATTCCTTTGTGAG aaatataaagaGGACCTTCTCAAGCTAGTTAATAGACAGGACATTGAAGGCAACTCACCTTTACACGTTGCTGTACTATACGGAGATATTATTCACGTTCAACAAATTCTTGATTTTGGTGCGTCACAACGGTTACGTAACAATCAATGTCAGACTCCGTTCCACATCGCAGCGGC aattggTCGCTGTGATTGCATAAACGTCTTAATGAACTACCCATCATCATTAAGCATTAATCAAATTGGTGCGGATAATAAAAGAGCTGTTCACCAAGCAGCAGCAAATGGACATGTGGAAGTTGTCAAGATCCTATTGAGATCAGGAGCAATTACACGAGG GGACATGTTAGGACAAAACCCGTTCCACGCCGCTGCAAAAGGCGGTCACATAGAAGTAGCGCGGGTACTACTTAAAATGAGGTCTAAGAATGTGCTTAATGATCAAGACAAAAATGGC AACACTGCTCTTCATTTGGCGGCTATTGAAAATCAACCGCACATGGTCTCTTACCTGCTGACTGAGGGTGCCACATTACGTGTAAACTTCGATGGGGATTACTTTTTTGATGTTGTAACTGACAACCGAAGCCGAAATTCAACGCTAGCGCTCACAATACATGACAG ATGGCACGAGTGTCTTAGTATGTACAACAAATCCAAAGGATTGCCGATGATTCGATTGATTATGGACATGCCGTCAGCAGCTAAG ATTGTTCTAGACAGAAGTAAAGAAACTGCAGATATTGACCCTAAAAATCTGGAATATTGG ATTAAGTATGATTTCCGCTATTTATGTCCAGACGCAAGTGAAAAAGATGAGATAGCTGTACAGCCTCTTGAAGTGATTGAC ACAATGATTAAGTTCACAAGAACTGAACTTCTTGGTCATCAAGTTTGTGAGAAGTATTTAAATTTGAAGTG GGAAACCTATGGGATCTTTACTCATACCATTCAATTTACCTTTTATATTCTGTACGTTATCATTTACACGTACTTCATTCTATCGGTTGAAATGAACAAATTTGATTGTAAAAGAAATAATGGGACTGAGGAATGCACACATATTGGTAACAATGAG TTTACAGATGCGCAGTTTGGTTCACTGATATGTTTGATGATTTACAGTTCAGTTTCTTTCCttgtacaaataaaaatacttcTCTCTTGg GGTAATTGGAGAGTAATGTCAGTTGAAAGGTTGATCAAGATTGGAACACATGTTGTAGTTGCTATTTTCGCCGGACCATTATTGTTTCAAGAGGAGTTTAGTTATCATTGGCAGTGGGAATTTGGCATTTTAGGTTTATTCCTCGGTTGGACAAACACGATGCAACTCCTAAAAAG AACTTCTCCTTTCGGGATCCTGATCATGATGTTCTATGAAGTGTTAGTTTCAATGTTGAAGATAATAACTGTTTTCTCACTTCAATTGTTTGGACTCGCAGTTTGTTTTCACGCATTGCTTGGATCCGAT GAAGATCAGCCATTTGAGAGCATTATTATGTCATGTGTGCGGATTTATGATATGATGATTGGAGAAATTGATTTCATTAATTCGTTTGCCAAACCAGTAATGGACGGTAGTAAAGATACAGCCCATTATCAGTGGACCATTATAATATTGGTTTTGATATTTATGATAACTATGACTATAGCTTTAATGAACTTGATG attggtTTAGCAGTTGGAGATATAGAGAAAATTGGTAAGATGGCTAAATATCACCAGCATGTGCTTAGTGTCGGCTTCTACAAGCAATTTGAAATCACATTCAATTTCTATAAGAAATACTTTCAAAAACATTCACTGACTGTTTATCCGAACAGAAAAGAACACAGGCAATCTATGGCAAAG ATAATTACATGGTTAGATGGACTATTCGGAAATATACCGGTTCTTGAAGATGCCGGAAAGGAAGATAATAACGGAGAGATAACAATACCGACAGAAGCTCGTATTTTTAAACGAATTGGTGAAGTTAACGAAAA ACTCAATGTTATCATCGAAGCTCTCAATAAGTTGGAAAGTTTAAAATCACTTCCATGCGGTGAATAA